A part of Hippea maritima DSM 10411 genomic DNA contains:
- a CDS encoding DUF2726 domain-containing protein — MWMVVIASLILLIIVYYFFIKSSKFKEKDDTDVYKRKDFLLTKTEKVAFDKLNECLNKSNLTVIPKMRLTDFIWTPKENRNAYLKIQMKFVDFLILKTPQLHPVAAIFITNPENKAKMQSLEIIEPVLEKAQIKLIKVSPQEIFSGTLQDKLKQMVWEGL, encoded by the coding sequence ATGTGGATGGTCGTAATAGCCTCTTTGATTTTATTAATTATAGTTTACTACTTTTTTATAAAAAGCTCAAAATTCAAAGAGAAAGACGACACAGATGTTTACAAACGCAAAGACTTCCTATTGACTAAAACAGAAAAAGTAGCCTTTGATAAGCTAAACGAATGCCTAAACAAAAGCAACCTTACAGTGATACCTAAGATGAGGCTTACAGACTTTATCTGGACACCTAAGGAAAATAGAAACGCCTACCTAAAGATACAAATGAAATTCGTTGATTTTCTAATACTAAAAACCCCCCAACTTCATCCTGTGGCAGCAATTTTTATAACAAATCCGGAGAACAAAGCCAAGATGCAATCCTTAGAAATAATAGAACCAGTACTTGAAAAAGCTCAAATAAAATTGATAAAAGTATCTCCGCAAGAGATATTTAGCGGAACCTTGCAA